Proteins from one Natrinema salifodinae genomic window:
- a CDS encoding NCS2 family permease — MSDSTGTKSRLAGYFGFEGTRAWLAEYFEFEEHGTDLQTELIAGTTTFLTMSYIIVVNPAILSQAIQIEGYTTQAVFQMIAIATILSSVAGILVMALYANRPFGLAPGMGLNAYFAFTVVILLGVPWQTALAAVFVEGIIFVVMTAVGARRYIIELFPEPVKFAVGAGIGLFLLLLGLIEMNVIVSSDATLVQLNDVATDPIALVALAGLAFTFVLYAYDVTGAIIVGILTTSVVGWVLTLGGVVERGVLAPEQLSSAQYDITPLVGAFIEGFARIEPATFVLVVVTFFFVDFFDTAGTLIGVSQFGGFLDEDGDLPEMDKPLLADAVGTTFGAMVGTSTVTTFVESSTGIEEGGRTGMTALTVGVLFLLSLLAVPLITAIPQYASYLALVVVGIIMLEGVTDIDWDDPAWLIPAGLTITIMPLTASIADGLAAGIISYPIIKASAGEIGDVRPGQWVLAGAFVLYYYVSAGGVLSGA; from the coding sequence ATGTCGGATTCGACTGGCACGAAATCGCGACTGGCGGGGTACTTCGGGTTCGAGGGGACGAGAGCGTGGCTGGCGGAGTACTTCGAGTTCGAAGAACACGGAACCGACTTACAAACCGAGTTGATCGCCGGGACGACGACGTTCCTCACGATGTCGTACATTATCGTCGTCAACCCCGCGATTCTGTCGCAGGCGATCCAGATAGAGGGATACACCACGCAGGCGGTGTTCCAGATGATCGCCATCGCGACCATCCTGTCGTCGGTAGCCGGTATTCTCGTGATGGCACTGTACGCGAACCGGCCGTTCGGCTTAGCGCCGGGGATGGGATTGAACGCCTACTTCGCGTTTACCGTCGTGATACTTCTCGGCGTCCCCTGGCAAACGGCGCTGGCCGCAGTGTTCGTCGAGGGAATTATTTTCGTGGTGATGACGGCCGTCGGCGCGAGACGGTACATCATCGAACTGTTCCCAGAACCGGTCAAGTTCGCCGTGGGCGCGGGTATCGGGTTGTTCCTCCTGTTGCTTGGGCTGATCGAGATGAACGTCATCGTTTCGAGCGATGCGACGCTGGTCCAGTTGAACGACGTTGCGACCGACCCGATCGCACTCGTCGCGCTCGCGGGGCTCGCGTTTACGTTCGTGCTTTACGCGTACGACGTCACCGGGGCGATCATCGTCGGAATTCTCACGACGTCGGTCGTCGGCTGGGTACTCACGCTCGGCGGGGTCGTCGAACGGGGGGTACTCGCACCGGAGCAACTCTCCTCGGCACAGTACGACATCACGCCGCTAGTCGGTGCGTTCATCGAGGGTTTCGCCCGGATCGAACCGGCGACGTTCGTTCTGGTCGTGGTCACGTTCTTCTTCGTCGACTTCTTCGACACCGCGGGCACGCTGATCGGCGTCTCGCAGTTCGGCGGCTTCCTCGACGAGGATGGCGATCTGCCCGAGATGGACAAACCGCTGCTGGCCGACGCAGTCGGCACGACGTTCGGGGCGATGGTCGGGACGTCGACGGTGACGACCTTCGTCGAGAGTTCGACGGGAATCGAGGAGGGGGGCCGAACGGGGATGACCGCGCTCACCGTCGGCGTCCTGTTTCTGCTCTCGCTGCTTGCCGTTCCGTTGATTACCGCGATTCCGCAGTACGCGTCGTATCTCGCGCTGGTCGTCGTCGGAATCATCATGCTGGAGGGCGTGACGGACATCGACTGGGACGACCCGGCCTGGCTGATTCCGGCCGGACTCACGATAACCATCATGCCGCTTACTGCTTCTATCGCAGACGGCCTGGCGGCGGGGATCATCAGCTATCCGATCATCAAAGCGTCGGCCGGCGAAATAGGCGACGTTCGACCCGGTCAATGGGTGCTGGCCGGAGCGTTCGTCCTTTACTACTACGTTTCCGCTGGCGGCGTGCTCTCCGGAGCGTGA
- a CDS encoding (2Fe-2S)-binding protein, translated as MQLDLTVNGEPKAIEAAPDDDLASVLRREGYTGVKCGCDGGVCGASKVLLDGDAVMACGETARDADGATIETVEGLGTQDDLHPIQQAFVDTFAVQCGFCIPGMIIQAKELLDETPNPSEAEVREAIDDNLCRCTGYQKPVEAILDAADRLNGDGAVATDGGDRPQQ; from the coding sequence ATGCAGCTCGATCTAACCGTAAACGGCGAACCGAAAGCGATCGAAGCGGCCCCGGACGACGATCTCGCGTCGGTTCTGCGGCGCGAAGGATACACGGGCGTGAAGTGTGGCTGTGATGGGGGCGTCTGTGGCGCCTCGAAGGTGCTCCTCGACGGCGACGCCGTGATGGCCTGCGGAGAGACCGCTCGGGACGCGGACGGCGCGACGATCGAGACGGTCGAGGGCCTCGGCACGCAGGACGACCTGCATCCGATCCAGCAGGCATTCGTCGATACCTTCGCGGTCCAGTGCGGGTTCTGCATTCCGGGGATGATCATCCAGGCGAAGGAACTGCTCGATGAGACTCCGAACCCGAGCGAAGCCGAGGTTCGGGAGGCGATCGACGACAATCTGTGTCGGTGTACGGGCTATCAGAAACCGGTCGAGGCGATCCTCGACGCCGCCGATCGACTGAACGGCGATGGGGCCGTCGCGACCGACGGCGGCGACCGACCGCAACAGTGA
- a CDS encoding uracil-xanthine permease family protein, producing MSPNDGSIDLAYELEDKPPMPKAVLLGLQHVAAMFVPTIAVAIIVAGAIGIGSGDTTYLIQMVLIFSGLATLVQVFPIGPVGARLPIVMGSSFAFVGAAISIGGQYGLDAVFGAIVIAALVEVLIGWQYKRVKQLFPPLVTGLIVMIIGLYLIPTGMDYAAGGAEAADYGAVHHLALAALVLGITVGMNLFMDGVWRILSILIGIVVGYAAAIAIGIVDFGAVANASWFALPRPGRFGFSLEPIAILTFVAIHITAAIESIGDMSGITAAEGRNPDDSEIRGGLIVDGLGSSLGAVFGAFPLTTFSQNVGIINFTGVMSRYVVGIGGVVLLGLGFIPKVSAVVATIPDSVLGGAVLVMFGMVMASGLRLIFLNERMNRRNMVIIAVSIGLGLGVELRPEIFESMPQGVDIFFGNAVIMTAIAAVLLNTLVPRPDGDYDVGLEEPIDGDDPSPHDPSVVQED from the coding sequence ATGTCACCCAACGATGGGTCCATCGACCTGGCGTACGAACTAGAAGACAAGCCGCCGATGCCGAAGGCGGTTTTACTGGGACTGCAACACGTGGCAGCGATGTTCGTGCCGACGATCGCCGTGGCGATCATCGTCGCAGGTGCGATCGGAATCGGGTCGGGCGATACGACGTATCTCATACAGATGGTCCTTATCTTCTCCGGATTAGCGACGCTCGTGCAGGTGTTTCCGATCGGACCGGTCGGCGCCCGCCTTCCTATCGTTATGGGGTCGAGTTTCGCGTTCGTCGGTGCGGCGATATCGATCGGCGGCCAGTACGGGCTCGACGCGGTGTTCGGCGCTATCGTCATCGCGGCTCTGGTCGAAGTCCTCATCGGCTGGCAGTACAAACGAGTCAAACAGCTGTTCCCGCCGTTAGTCACCGGGCTCATCGTCATGATCATCGGCCTCTATCTCATCCCCACCGGGATGGACTACGCGGCCGGCGGCGCCGAAGCGGCCGATTACGGCGCGGTGCATCACCTCGCCCTCGCGGCGCTCGTCTTGGGGATCACCGTCGGCATGAACCTCTTTATGGATGGGGTGTGGCGCATCCTCAGTATCCTCATCGGCATCGTCGTGGGCTACGCCGCCGCTATCGCGATCGGTATCGTCGATTTCGGCGCGGTGGCGAACGCGAGTTGGTTCGCGCTCCCGCGGCCTGGTCGCTTCGGATTCTCGTTGGAGCCGATCGCGATACTGACGTTCGTCGCTATTCACATCACGGCGGCGATCGAATCGATCGGCGATATGTCCGGCATCACGGCGGCGGAGGGCCGTAATCCGGACGACAGCGAGATTCGCGGCGGCCTGATCGTCGACGGTCTCGGGAGTTCGCTCGGCGCCGTCTTCGGCGCGTTCCCGCTGACGACGTTCTCTCAAAACGTCGGGATCATCAACTTCACCGGCGTGATGAGCCGGTACGTGGTGGGTATCGGTGGCGTCGTTTTGCTCGGGCTCGGATTCATTCCCAAGGTCAGCGCCGTCGTCGCGACGATTCCCGACTCCGTTCTCGGCGGCGCGGTGCTGGTCATGTTCGGGATGGTGATGGCGAGCGGTCTTCGACTCATCTTCCTGAACGAACGGATGAACCGGCGCAACATGGTCATCATCGCCGTCTCGATCGGTCTCGGTCTCGGCGTCGAACTGCGACCCGAGATATTCGAGTCGATGCCCCAGGGCGTCGACATCTTCTTCGGTAACGCGGTTATCATGACCGCGATCGCGGCGGTCCTCCTCAACACGCTCGTCCCGCGTCCGGACGGCGACTACGACGTGGGGCTCGAGGAACCGATCGACGGTGACGATCCGTCTCCGCACGACCCGTCCGTCGTTCAGGAAGACTAA
- a CDS encoding DsrE/DsrF/TusD sulfur relay family protein, giving the protein MIHLGVLLTGSPFDSERWRTAYELGRAALNAGHAVTYFHYLDGAYVPVTGQHLPDCSDAGLYDEMPTEKFQELIDDGAEVICCGLCVNARGIDADAEYPDGVEVGLLPDLADILGDADRVISL; this is encoded by the coding sequence ATGATCCACCTCGGGGTCTTACTCACCGGCAGCCCCTTCGACAGCGAACGGTGGCGGACGGCCTACGAACTCGGGCGGGCCGCCCTGAACGCCGGACATGCGGTGACGTACTTCCACTATCTCGACGGCGCGTACGTACCGGTGACCGGCCAGCACCTCCCCGACTGTTCGGACGCGGGCCTGTACGACGAGATGCCGACGGAGAAGTTCCAGGAACTGATCGACGACGGCGCCGAGGTCATCTGCTGTGGACTCTGCGTGAACGCGCGGGGGATCGACGCCGACGCCGAGTATCCCGACGGCGTCGAGGTCGGTCTGCTGCCGGACCTCGCGGACATACTCGGCGACGCGGACAGGGTGATCTCGCTATGA
- a CDS encoding sulfurtransferase TusA family protein: MECVDVTGEVCPRPALIVRRRLSDLEPDDELLVRGDYPPAKRNLRRTCTKHGYDVEDRPPSEDRDGGFELLIRPTEAAGSRRRAEDDDRR, from the coding sequence ATGGAGTGTGTTGACGTCACAGGGGAGGTCTGCCCGCGTCCCGCTCTCATCGTCCGTCGACGGCTGTCCGACCTCGAACCGGACGACGAATTGCTCGTCCGCGGCGATTACCCGCCGGCGAAGCGCAATCTCCGTCGAACGTGTACGAAACACGGATACGATGTCGAGGACCGGCCGCCGTCCGAGGACCGCGACGGCGGCTTCGAGTTGCTCATTCGGCCGACGGAAGCCGCCGGAAGCCGTCGACGAGCGGAGGACGATGACCGACGATAG
- a CDS encoding DsrE family protein codes for MKREVVVLLTRAPYGRVHVPEGLRAARGVAAGFDRHDVSVVFTQDGVYAARADVDRDALNMTDHLDDFAEEGGDLFVDEASMTERDVAPSVIAPDVAVRPGEEIVSMIDQADHTLDF; via the coding sequence ATGAAACGAGAGGTCGTCGTCCTCCTCACGCGAGCGCCGTACGGTCGGGTCCACGTGCCGGAAGGGCTTCGGGCTGCGCGCGGCGTCGCGGCCGGGTTCGATCGCCACGACGTCTCGGTCGTCTTCACGCAGGACGGCGTCTACGCCGCCCGAGCGGACGTCGATCGAGATGCGCTCAACATGACGGACCACCTCGACGACTTCGCCGAGGAAGGCGGCGACCTGTTCGTCGACGAAGCGTCGATGACCGAGCGCGACGTTGCGCCCTCGGTCATCGCCCCGGACGTCGCCGTTCGACCAGGCGAAGAGATCGTATCGATGATCGACCAGGCGGATCACACCCTCGACTTCTGA
- the yqeB gene encoding selenium-dependent molybdenum cofactor biosynthesis protein YqeB yields the protein MTIFDRVDELVTRGRPAAMLTIVGKDGSAPRDVGAKMLVTDDGEHGTIGGGTVEGLAVDEAREVLRGDAEPGVRTYELRPGGNTGMVCGGSMDVFVDRIRGRARLYVAGGGHIAVELAAMGRQLGYDVTVVDDREEYAAPERFPDGVDVVHGDYGETLSELPMTSETAVAVATRSGTFDRRAVAAALDGEAGYVGVVASETKAEHIFDSLLENGYSRRALVRVRAPVGLDLGGGGPEDVALSILAELHRDRYDASGDRATRHDLEDLVVVRGGGDLGSGVVYRLHQAGFPVVVTETAEPTVVRRAVAFGAAMYEDEIAVQGVTGRRADDVDDALAVLEDGAVPVLEDPTASVIDVLDPAVVVDAIMAKGKTDTGTRRDLADVVVGLGPGFEAGENVDAVVETDRGHELGRVIYDGTPTPYDGEPGERRGYTHERVLRAPSDGRWSPSVEIGEIVEAGSVVGRVDDDPVTTEIDGLVRGLVHDGVSVSDGAKLGDVDPREDVDYAKISDKALCLGGGVLEAVLKLS from the coding sequence ATGACGATCTTCGACCGCGTGGACGAACTCGTCACCCGGGGACGCCCGGCCGCGATGCTAACGATCGTCGGAAAAGACGGAAGCGCGCCGCGAGACGTGGGCGCGAAGATGCTCGTCACCGACGACGGCGAGCACGGCACGATCGGCGGCGGGACGGTCGAGGGGCTCGCCGTCGACGAAGCCCGCGAGGTCCTTCGCGGCGACGCCGAGCCCGGCGTCCGGACGTACGAACTGCGCCCCGGTGGCAACACCGGGATGGTCTGTGGCGGGTCCATGGACGTCTTCGTCGATCGCATCCGCGGGCGTGCGAGACTCTACGTCGCGGGCGGCGGCCATATCGCGGTCGAACTCGCGGCGATGGGGCGGCAACTCGGGTACGACGTCACGGTCGTCGACGATCGCGAGGAGTACGCGGCGCCGGAGCGGTTCCCCGACGGGGTCGACGTCGTCCACGGCGACTACGGCGAGACCCTGTCCGAACTGCCGATGACGTCGGAGACCGCAGTCGCCGTCGCAACGCGGAGCGGGACGTTCGACCGCCGGGCCGTCGCCGCCGCGCTCGACGGCGAGGCGGGGTACGTCGGCGTCGTCGCGAGCGAAACGAAGGCGGAACACATCTTCGACTCGCTGCTCGAGAACGGCTACTCGCGCCGAGCGCTCGTCCGGGTTCGGGCCCCCGTCGGACTCGACCTCGGCGGCGGCGGTCCGGAAGACGTCGCGCTCTCGATCCTCGCGGAACTGCACCGCGACCGCTACGACGCGAGCGGCGACCGCGCGACTCGACACGACCTCGAGGACCTCGTCGTCGTCCGCGGCGGCGGCGATCTCGGGAGCGGCGTGGTCTACCGTCTCCACCAGGCGGGCTTTCCCGTCGTCGTCACCGAGACGGCCGAGCCGACCGTCGTCCGCCGGGCGGTCGCCTTCGGGGCGGCGATGTACGAAGACGAAATCGCCGTTCAAGGCGTGACGGGCCGTCGCGCGGACGACGTCGACGACGCGCTTGCCGTCCTCGAAGACGGTGCGGTGCCGGTGCTCGAGGATCCCACCGCTAGCGTTATCGACGTCCTCGATCCCGCGGTCGTCGTCGACGCGATCATGGCCAAAGGGAAGACGGACACCGGTACCAGGCGAGACCTCGCGGACGTCGTCGTCGGTCTCGGACCCGGCTTCGAGGCCGGCGAGAACGTGGACGCGGTCGTCGAAACGGATCGCGGCCACGAGCTTGGACGCGTCATCTACGACGGAACGCCCACTCCGTACGACGGCGAACCGGGCGAGCGACGGGGGTATACCCACGAACGCGTCCTTCGGGCGCCGAGCGACGGACGCTGGTCGCCGTCGGTCGAAATCGGCGAAATCGTCGAGGCCGGTTCCGTCGTCGGTCGCGTCGACGACGATCCGGTCACCACCGAGATCGACGGACTCGTTCGCGGGCTCGTTCACGACGGCGTCTCCGTTTCAGACGGGGCGAAGCTCGGCGACGTCGATCCGCGAGAGGACGTCGACTACGCGAAGATTTCGGATAAAGCCCTCTGTCTCGGCGGCGGTGTCCTCGAAGCGGTGCTCAAGCTCTCGTAG
- the selD gene encoding selenide, water dikinase SelD: MTDDSSDPSPALTEYAELHGCSCKVGQGDLESLLADVGLTETQEELRFGVGEDAAARAIADDRCLVTTTDFFTPIVDDPYEFGRVAACNTASDAFATGAGDDLTFLVVLGLPRKVADAGTEILRGIVDAVDEMDGVVAGGHTITNPWPIAGGTVVATAPPEDLLRTGGAAPSDRLYLTKPLGTQAAMGAYRVRDGEFAETITETATRPVRAIADEALAWMTTPNRAAMTASREFATAATDITGFGLLGQTRHLAANAGVGVELTRLPLIDGTLELSRLFGYGLEDGESAETSGGLLLSVPERRTDEFEASLTTAGVFHREVGRVTAGDGVTFVDPTIERISRGR; this comes from the coding sequence ATGACCGACGATAGCAGCGATCCCTCGCCGGCCCTGACCGAGTACGCCGAACTCCACGGCTGTTCCTGTAAGGTCGGACAGGGCGACCTCGAATCGCTGCTCGCGGACGTCGGGCTGACGGAGACACAAGAGGAACTCCGCTTCGGCGTCGGCGAAGACGCGGCCGCCCGGGCAATCGCCGACGATCGCTGTCTCGTGACGACGACCGACTTCTTTACGCCCATCGTCGACGATCCGTACGAGTTCGGCCGCGTCGCGGCGTGTAACACCGCAAGCGACGCGTTCGCGACGGGCGCCGGTGACGATCTCACGTTCCTGGTCGTTCTGGGACTTCCGCGGAAGGTAGCGGACGCCGGGACGGAAATTCTGCGCGGCATCGTCGACGCAGTGGACGAGATGGATGGGGTCGTTGCGGGAGGCCACACGATCACGAATCCGTGGCCGATCGCCGGCGGAACCGTCGTCGCGACCGCGCCGCCGGAGGACCTCCTGCGGACGGGCGGGGCCGCACCGTCCGATCGCCTCTACCTGACGAAACCACTCGGAACGCAGGCGGCGATGGGCGCGTATCGAGTGCGGGACGGCGAGTTCGCCGAGACGATCACCGAAACGGCGACCCGTCCCGTTCGGGCCATCGCCGACGAGGCGCTCGCGTGGATGACGACGCCGAACAGAGCGGCGATGACGGCCTCTCGCGAGTTCGCGACGGCCGCGACCGATATCACGGGCTTTGGCCTCCTCGGACAGACGCGTCACCTCGCAGCGAACGCCGGCGTCGGCGTCGAACTCACGCGTCTCCCGCTCATCGACGGGACGCTCGAACTCTCGCGGCTCTTCGGCTACGGGCTCGAGGACGGCGAGAGCGCGGAGACGAGCGGCGGACTGCTGCTGTCGGTCCCCGAACGGCGCACCGACGAGTTCGAGGCGTCGCTGACCACTGCCGGCGTTTTCCACCGTGAAGTCGGCCGCGTAACGGCCGGCGACGGCGTGACGTTCGTCGACCCGACGATAGAGCGGATCTCCCGAGGAAGGTAA
- the yqeC gene encoding selenium cofactor biosynthesis protein YqeC yields MKLAAALGLGDDELVSFVGAGGKKTAMGQLIAEASDRGLDAGYTTSTHMPPPPDLPLVLAPPDHVRDRLDEAESPVAFARDRVTDPKRVDEKVRGYSPPVVDSLFEERCFDWLLVKADGARMREFKAPGPDEPPIPRASTCVVPVASVRAAGRPLTDDVVHRVDRVKRCVDISAGDVLTPEHIGTVLAHPDGGLKHVPDGATVVPLVNKADDATLENRANRIISTALEHTSRFDRGLLCSFQENTLKIIRER; encoded by the coding sequence ATGAAGCTCGCCGCTGCGCTCGGTCTCGGCGACGATGAACTGGTCTCGTTTGTCGGCGCCGGCGGCAAAAAAACCGCCATGGGCCAACTGATCGCCGAGGCGAGCGACCGCGGGCTGGACGCGGGATACACCACTTCGACCCACATGCCCCCGCCGCCAGACCTCCCGCTCGTCCTCGCTCCGCCGGATCACGTTCGGGACCGACTCGACGAGGCGGAATCCCCGGTCGCGTTCGCGCGCGACCGCGTAACGGATCCGAAGCGCGTCGACGAAAAAGTACGAGGGTACTCCCCTCCGGTAGTGGACTCGTTATTCGAGGAGCGCTGCTTCGACTGGCTGCTCGTCAAGGCCGACGGCGCCCGGATGCGTGAATTCAAAGCTCCGGGCCCGGACGAGCCGCCGATTCCGCGGGCGAGCACCTGCGTCGTTCCGGTAGCGTCCGTTCGAGCGGCCGGCCGACCGCTTACGGACGACGTCGTTCACCGCGTCGACCGAGTCAAGCGGTGCGTCGATATCTCGGCGGGCGACGTCCTCACCCCGGAGCACATCGGGACGGTTCTCGCGCATCCCGATGGAGGGCTGAAACACGTCCCCGACGGTGCGACGGTCGTGCCGCTCGTGAACAAAGCGGACGACGCGACCCTCGAGAACCGTGCAAACCGAATCATCTCGACGGCGCTCGAGCACACTTCGCGATTCGATCGCGGTCTCCTCTGTTCGTTTCAGGAAAACACGTTGAAAATCATACGGGAACGGTGA
- the ade gene encoding adenine deaminase: MNRVDTLVRGSLVNVNTGAIEDRAIAIDDGTVVALEERPAERELEAEYVAPGLIDAHKHVESSMVTVPQYGEAMLPRGVTSVVHDPHEIANVLGADGVRAVFEDATKTPLKVRFSVPSSVPASGLQDNGATLDAADVTALLDHDHVVALGEVMDLPALVEGETDLHAKIRAARERGLTVDGHLPQVSGSDLHEAARYLDTDHECITEAEAREKVELGFRVFLREGSSSKNLADLVGLVDDVPTRRLSLCSDDRDVVDLVENGGVDFAVRKAIDEGVDPIEAVQMATLNTAECYDLPFGRIEPGAPADLVLLEDLESWSVKHVLVDGRIDPTSTDREPSPTALSTRTVDFDPVTGNDVAIEAANSASERAEVRVLELTGGIQTGRAEATLPVVDGVIRPALDEDVLPLAVIERHGRDGGIGCGFVRGLGLERGAIGSTVAHDAHNCLVAGTEYDAMARTANHLREIDGGIAVYDPDRDGEGITALPLPVAGLMSDDPLSVVCERFEAVVSRAADLGLGRHGLMTLSFLALEVIPEYRLTNRGLVDVERWEHVDVVLE; the protein is encoded by the coding sequence ATGAACCGCGTCGACACACTCGTTCGGGGGTCGCTCGTCAACGTCAATACCGGTGCGATCGAGGATCGAGCGATCGCCATCGACGACGGTACCGTGGTCGCGCTCGAGGAGCGGCCGGCGGAGCGAGAACTCGAAGCCGAATACGTCGCTCCGGGGTTGATCGACGCACACAAACACGTCGAATCGAGCATGGTCACGGTGCCCCAGTACGGCGAGGCGATGCTCCCCCGCGGCGTGACGAGTGTCGTTCACGATCCCCACGAGATCGCGAACGTCCTCGGTGCCGACGGCGTTCGGGCCGTCTTCGAAGATGCGACGAAGACGCCGTTGAAAGTACGGTTCAGCGTCCCCTCGAGCGTTCCGGCGTCGGGGCTGCAGGATAACGGAGCGACGCTCGACGCGGCGGACGTTACGGCGCTGCTCGACCACGACCACGTCGTCGCGCTCGGCGAGGTGATGGATCTGCCCGCGCTCGTCGAGGGCGAGACCGATCTTCACGCGAAGATACGCGCCGCTCGAGAGCGAGGGTTGACCGTCGACGGCCACCTTCCGCAGGTGAGCGGATCGGATCTCCACGAGGCCGCACGATACCTCGATACCGATCACGAGTGCATCACCGAAGCCGAAGCCCGCGAGAAGGTCGAGCTCGGGTTCCGAGTCTTCCTCCGAGAGGGGTCGTCGTCGAAGAACCTGGCCGATCTCGTCGGGCTCGTCGACGACGTCCCGACGCGTCGGCTCTCGCTGTGTTCGGACGATCGTGACGTCGTCGATCTGGTCGAAAACGGCGGCGTCGACTTCGCGGTGCGGAAAGCGATCGACGAGGGCGTCGATCCGATCGAAGCCGTCCAGATGGCGACGCTGAACACGGCCGAGTGCTACGATCTGCCGTTCGGTCGGATCGAGCCGGGCGCGCCGGCCGATCTCGTCCTACTCGAGGACCTCGAATCGTGGTCCGTCAAGCACGTACTCGTCGACGGCCGGATCGACCCGACGAGTACCGATCGCGAGCCGTCGCCGACCGCACTCTCGACCCGGACCGTCGATTTCGACCCCGTTACGGGCAACGACGTGGCGATCGAGGCGGCGAACTCGGCGTCCGAGCGCGCCGAGGTTCGCGTTCTCGAACTCACCGGCGGCATTCAAACCGGACGCGCGGAAGCGACCCTCCCCGTCGTCGACGGCGTAATCCGACCGGCGCTCGACGAGGACGTGCTTCCGCTCGCGGTCATCGAACGACACGGTCGCGACGGCGGTATCGGCTGCGGATTCGTCCGCGGACTCGGCCTCGAGCGCGGCGCGATCGGTTCGACGGTCGCCCACGACGCGCACAACTGTCTCGTCGCCGGCACCGAGTACGACGCGATGGCACGCACTGCGAATCACCTCCGAGAAATCGACGGCGGTATCGCCGTGTACGATCCGGACCGGGACGGCGAGGGGATCACGGCATTACCGCTGCCGGTCGCGGGGCTGATGTCCGACGATCCGCTGTCGGTCGTCTGCGAACGGTTCGAAGCAGTCGTCTCCCGCGCCGCGGACCTCGGACTCGGACGCCACGGGCTGATGACGCTCTCGTTCCTCGCTCTGGAGGTCATCCCCGAATATCGGTTGACGAACCGAGGGCTCGTCGACGTCGAACGCTGGGAACACGTCGACGTCGTCCTCGAATGA